In Lotus japonicus ecotype B-129 chromosome 5, LjGifu_v1.2, one genomic interval encodes:
- the LOC130719768 gene encoding uncharacterized protein LOC130719768, producing the protein MEEIASMNSAGVEANNNMLEKAHIEDKGRGNGMDVKDDISQIKMAIKALTETVTKSLVQNKVMNTRVDELSLTMTTIQHSIQLMGKSVSASDVTHLKHTPKQTTQTDGSQSCTPVAASENVTPNTTAAKSVNKKREVDLIGDEDLDLLTYISDDEYVADDNDEVMLSHEQHKSGAFSITWGQRFVNQSVNKARKTPEQPSPTQSLIRAFNVDDGLTGKKLFHSPTPTKRKGKDSKADEDEDLVSDSTEMLPSRL; encoded by the exons ATGGAAGAGATTGCATCAATGAACTCTGCCGGTGTTGAAGCAAACAACAACAT GTTGGAGAAGGCTCACATAGAGGACAAAGGGCGCGGAAACGGAATGGATGTTAAGGACGATATCTCACAAATTAAAATGGCCATTAAAGCCCTTACTGAAACGGTGACAAAATCACTTGTGCAGAACAAG GTGATGAACACTCGTGTTGACGAGTTGAGCTTGACAATGACCACCATACAACACTCCATTCAGCTAATGGGGAAATCAGTATCTGCAAGTGATGTAACACATCTGAAGCACACTCcaaaacaaacaacacaaactGATGGAAGTCAAAGCTGCACCCCAGTAGCTGCAAGTGAGAACGTAACACCAAACACGACTGCTGCTAAATCTGTAAACAAGAAACGCGAGGTGGACCTTATTGGGGATGAAGACCTTGACTTGCTGACATATATTTCAGATGATGAATACGTGGCTGATGACAATGACGAGGTTATGCTTAGCCATGAACAACACAAGAGTGGTGCCTTTTCTATCACATGGGGTCAAAGATTCGTTAACCAATCAGTCAACAAAGCACGCAAGACACCAGAACAGCCTAGCCCTACTCAG AGTCTGATTCGTGCATTCAACGTAGATGATGGACTAACAGGGAAAAAACTTTTTCATTCACCAACACCAACCAAACGCAAGGGCAAAGATTCCAAAGCCGATGAAGATGAAGACCTTGTTAGCGATAGCACTGAAATGTTACCTTCAAGGTtatga
- the LOC130719769 gene encoding protein FAR1-RELATED SEQUENCE 5-like, whose product MATGEGERKIDNAEDFLQENEDSDSDEENETSGSEEIEDFCDGEDVVQSIGETCTIPIDSVEDMGNINFVTLTFEDMKKYRFLNRNVAYDFYNMYARFNGFSTRRSVVKKNFKGEIVQQNFVCHKQGHREDRFGGDGVRKREPRRDIRCGCLAHCKVHIDESEYGQRWVVKHLDDGHSHLVVPGKHVGLLAGHRKMCDMDVSQMNNMIGVGISPPQVYASFAGEAGGYLNVNFNQRNMYNVLDKERINQLPDARGAFGYLRTLRSTDPDMYWSHKKSEEGKLLNLFWCDGQSRRDYGVFGDVLAFDATYRKNKYSCPLVVLSGVNHHNRTIVFGTAIVSDEKEETYVWLLEKFVDAMKGKALVSVITDGCKSMRNAIRRVFPDAHHRLCAWHLLENAGRNVKKPKFVEMFKRCMLGDYEVAGFEDRWEKMVIEFEVQDEPWVKETYEKKEMWASAYMRGQFFGGFRTTSRVEGLHAQLSRYVNYKNNLCNFLKNFHRCMTYFRFKEVEDDFNSTHGEQVLLTSLKALERAILQRASTWRVFGFKRTAMCVIYFVKHYPSTGRNWQVTYYEPTSELKCSCERMESVGLPCDHIVSVMVHIDMVEIPKSLVLGRWTINAKESIEGFGETEMNEWDQLTVDVTAGDGAADHGATVDEGQGEEGEERHIRNPDVVRSKGCGAIISQRSMKGKRTLRCGICGKPGHNRTTCTRRDGQTSTQLGTQQGTQEGSIGVGLTQRLFEEENENV is encoded by the exons ATGGCCACTGGGGAAGGAGAAAGAAAGATTGATAATGCAGAAGATTTTTTGCAG GAGAACGAGGATTCCGATAGTGATGAGGAGAATGAGACTTCTGGTAGTGAGGAAATTGAAGACTTCTGTGATGGTGAAGATGTTGTGCAATCCATTGGAGAAACTTGTACAATTCCCATAGATAGTGTTGAAGATATGGGTAACATCAATTTCGTCACTTTAACATTTGAAGACATGAAGAAATACAGGTTTTTAAATCGCAATGTTGCCTACGATTTTTACAATATGTATGCTCGCTTTAATGGATTTTCTACCCGTCGGAGCGTTGTCAAGAAAAACTTTAAGGGAGAAATTGTGCAGCAGAATTTTGTCTGTCATAAACAAGGTCACAGAGAAGATAGATTTGGGGGAGATGGAGTTCGCAAGCGTGAACCTAGGAGGGACATTAGGTGTGGATGTTTAGCACACTGCAAGGTCCATATTGATGAATCTGAATATGGTCAACGTTGGGTTGTTAAACATCTCGATGATGGCCATAGTCACTTGGTTGTCCCTGGTAAGCATGTAGGTTTGCTAGCCGGTCATAGGAAGATGTGCGACATGGATGTTTCCCAGATGAACAACATGATTGGAGTTGGTATTTCACCTCCCCAAGTTTATGCATCATTTGCTGGTGAAGCGGGTGGGTATCTGAATGTAAATTTTAATCAACGGAACATGTACAATGTATTGGATAAGGAGAGGATAAACCAGTTGCCTGATGCAAGAGGTGCATTTGGCTATCTGCGTACTTTGCGAAGCACAGATCCAGACATGTACTGGAGCCATAAGAAGTCTGAGGAAGGAAAGTTGCTGAACTTGTTTTGGTGCGATGGACAAAGTCGTAGAGACTATGGTGTTTTTGGTGATGTGTTAGCATTTGATGCTACGtatagaaaaaacaaatatagtTGCCCACTTGTGGTATTGTCTGGAGTCAACCATCATAACAGGACCATTGTGTTTGGCACAGCAATTGTATCTGATGAGAAAGAAGAAACCTATGTATGGCTGctggaaaaatttgtggatgcAATGAAAGGCAAAGCTCTTGTATCTGTCATTACTGATGGATGCAAGTCCATGAGGAATGCGATTAGAAGAGTATTTCCCGATGCCCACCATAGGTTGTGTGCGTGGCATTTATTGGAGAACGCAGGAAGGAATGTGAAGAAGCCCAAATTCGTAGAAATGTTTAAAAGATGCATGTTGGGTGACTATGAGGTGGCTGGGTTTGAAGATAGGTGGGAAAAGATGGTGATAGAATTTGAAGTTCAAGATGAACCATGGGTGAAGGAGACGTATGAGAAGAAGGAAATGTGGGCTTCTGCATACATGCGCGGTCAGTTTTTTGGTGGTTTTAGGACCACCTCGCGAGTTGAAGGCTTACATGCTCAGCTCAGTAGATATgtgaattataaaaataatttgtgTAATTTCTTGAAGAACTTTCACAGGTGCATGACCTACTTTAGGTTCAAGGAGGTTGAAGATGACTTTAATTCAACACATGGGGAACAAGTGTTGTTGACATCTCTAAAAGCACTGGAGAG GGCTATTCTTCAAAGGGCTTCAACTTGGAGGGTTTTTGGGTTCAAGAGAACAGCAATGTGTGTTATCTACTTTGTGAAGCATTACCCCTCAACTGGAAGGAATTGGCAAGTTACTTATTATGAACCTACTAGTGAGTTAAAGTGCAGCTGTGAGAGAATGGAGTCAGTAGGCCTTCCTTGTGATCACATTGTTTCTGTGATGGTGCACATAGACATGGTTGAGATTCCTAAATCCCTTGTTCTTGGTAGGTGGACTATTAATGCTAAGGAATCTATTGAGGGCTTTGGAGAAACTGAAATGAATGAATGGGATCAACTAACA GTTGACGTGACAGCTGGAGATGGTGCTGCTGACCATGGTGCAACAGTTGATGAGGGACAGGGTGAGGAAGGTGAAGAGAGGCACATTAGGAATCCTGATGTTGTCAGATCTAAGGGATGTGGGGCCATTATCTCTCAACGGTCAATGAAAGGTAAGCGTACTCTTCGCTGTGGTATCTGTGGCAAGCCAGGACACAACCGCACAACATGCACACGTAGAGATGGCCAAACGTCTACTCAACTAGGAACTCAACAAGGAACTCAAGAGGGATCTATTGGTGTTGGTCTCACCCAGAGACtatttgaagaagaaaatgaaaatgtttgA
- the LOC130717882 gene encoding cyclin-H1-1 isoform X1, whose amino-acid sequence MADFLTSTHRAKWIFSPQQLVEKYKAANQRAKQILEKCGATLMDVDIDGTLSYPEPQLTSKDNAEKHSRVKPLSIEEEQCIKVFYENKLQEVCNNFHFPHKIQATALIYFKRFYLQWSVMEHQPKNIMLTCIYAACKIEENHVSAEELGKGISQDHQMILNNEMIVYQSLEFDLIVYAPYRSVEGFMNDMEEFCNAGDAQLQMLKTLQDTAKLEVDKMMLTDAPLLFPPGQLALAALRNSNALHKVVDFDSYLRSIFSRQNSMHTMSELIESFNAIDSWVRKYKTPSEKELKHINRKLKSCWGHGSHDESKKREKKSKHKSKKSSHEAQNVPSHV is encoded by the exons ATGGCTGATTTTCTCACCTCTACCCACCGGGCCAAGTGGATCTTTTCTCCCCAGCAACTG GTTGAGAAATATAAAGCTGCTAACCAGAGGGCCAAGCAAATCCTAGAGAAG tGTGGTGCAACTCTGATGGACGTAGATATCGATGGGACATTGTCGTATCCTGAACCCCAGTTGACTTCAAAGGATAATG CTGAAAAGCATTCTCGAGTAAAACCTCTAAGTATTGAAGAAGAACAATGTATAAAGGTATTTTATGAAAACAAGCTACAAGAAGTATGCAACAATTTCCACTTCCCTCATAAAATTCAG GCAACAGCCCTCATCTATTTTAAAAGGTTCTATCTGCAATGGTCGGTGATGGAACATCAACCAAAAAATATAAT GTTGACCTGTATATATGCTGCTTGTAAGATAGAAGAAAATCATGTATCAGCTGAGGAGCTTGGAAAGGGGATTTCACAGGATCATCAAATGATTCTCAATAATGAGATGATAGTCTATCAG AGTTTGGAATTTGATCTTATTGTTTATGCACCATATCGATCAGTTGAAGGTTTTATGAATGATATGGAG GAATTTTGCAATGCTGGTGACGCCCAGCTTCAAATGCTCAAG ACTTTGCAAGATACAGCAAAGCTGGAAGTTGATAAAATGATGCTTACAGATGCACCGCTCTTATTTCCTCCTGGGCAG TTGGCCTTGGCTGCATTGCGCAACTCAAATGCACTCCATAAAGTTGTTGACTTTGATAG TTATCTGAGGAGCATTTTTTCCCGTCAGAACTCCATGCATACGATGTCTGAGCTTATAGAATCATTCAATGCAATAGATTCTTGG GTTAGAAAATACAAAACTCCTTCAGAGAAGGAATTAAAGCACATCAATAGGAAACTGAAGTCTTGTTGGGGTCATGGGTCTCACGACGA GAGCAAGAAGCGCGAGAAGAAATCAAAGCACAAGTCCAAAAAGAGCTCACATGAAGCACAAAATGTGCCATCTCATGTTTAG
- the LOC130717882 gene encoding cyclin-H1-1 isoform X2 has product MYFMSAEKHSRVKPLSIEEEQCIKVFYENKLQEVCNNFHFPHKIQATALIYFKRFYLQWSVMEHQPKNIMLTCIYAACKIEENHVSAEELGKGISQDHQMILNNEMIVYQSLEFDLIVYAPYRSVEGFMNDMEEFCNAGDAQLQMLKTLQDTAKLEVDKMMLTDAPLLFPPGQLALAALRNSNALHKVVDFDSYLRSIFSRQNSMHTMSELIESFNAIDSWVRKYKTPSEKELKHINRKLKSCWGHGSHDESKKREKKSKHKSKKSSHEAQNVPSHV; this is encoded by the exons ATG TATTTTATGTCAGCTGAAAAGCATTCTCGAGTAAAACCTCTAAGTATTGAAGAAGAACAATGTATAAAGGTATTTTATGAAAACAAGCTACAAGAAGTATGCAACAATTTCCACTTCCCTCATAAAATTCAG GCAACAGCCCTCATCTATTTTAAAAGGTTCTATCTGCAATGGTCGGTGATGGAACATCAACCAAAAAATATAAT GTTGACCTGTATATATGCTGCTTGTAAGATAGAAGAAAATCATGTATCAGCTGAGGAGCTTGGAAAGGGGATTTCACAGGATCATCAAATGATTCTCAATAATGAGATGATAGTCTATCAG AGTTTGGAATTTGATCTTATTGTTTATGCACCATATCGATCAGTTGAAGGTTTTATGAATGATATGGAG GAATTTTGCAATGCTGGTGACGCCCAGCTTCAAATGCTCAAG ACTTTGCAAGATACAGCAAAGCTGGAAGTTGATAAAATGATGCTTACAGATGCACCGCTCTTATTTCCTCCTGGGCAG TTGGCCTTGGCTGCATTGCGCAACTCAAATGCACTCCATAAAGTTGTTGACTTTGATAG TTATCTGAGGAGCATTTTTTCCCGTCAGAACTCCATGCATACGATGTCTGAGCTTATAGAATCATTCAATGCAATAGATTCTTGG GTTAGAAAATACAAAACTCCTTCAGAGAAGGAATTAAAGCACATCAATAGGAAACTGAAGTCTTGTTGGGGTCATGGGTCTCACGACGA GAGCAAGAAGCGCGAGAAGAAATCAAAGCACAAGTCCAAAAAGAGCTCACATGAAGCACAAAATGTGCCATCTCATGTTTAG
- the LOC130717884 gene encoding uncharacterized protein LOC130717884 has product MACLLSTTFTIPLPMVLLNKGVHHLDSAVVTPSNKTAICTAQKSLGSCNSNKLVLSVKGCCQHCLMSLDETFCNDLDVDCCTEIVISGYWVGPDADDGWGFVEAVINQMT; this is encoded by the exons ATGGCGTGCTTACTCTCCACGACCTTCACCATTCCTTTGCCAATGGTATTACTAAACAAG GGAGTGCATCACTTAGATTCTGCTGTGGTTACACCTTCCAACAAAACAGCAATTTGTACAG CTCAAAAAAGTCTTGGATCTTGCAATTCAAATAAACTCGTATTATCCGTGAAAGGATGCTGCCAGCATTGTTTGATGTCATTAGATGAAACTTTCTGTAATGATTTGGATGTAGATTGTTGCACTGAAATCGTTATATCTGGTTATTGGGTGGGACCTGATGCTGATGATGGGTGGGGCTTTGTAGAAGCTGTAATCAATCAAATGACTTGA